From Leptolyngbya sp. KIOST-1, one genomic window encodes:
- a CDS encoding helix-turn-helix transcriptional regulator: MTITFQDGELRQLLREHGQSTQPELVANRCDQTLIYPDWLGTGYKRDIDLPSGIDLTLHRYHLHSDLVQVCSAEQGDCFEFVFSLTTQLQYNESAVFGDRRAHLLGPEGQDSRWREFAKQDYLAVDIHLDPPLMRALLESHSPKLPKTLQKILAGECDLPLIESIAIAPEMQTALWQILQCPYQGLTQTLYLEAKSLELIALFLDAIDDGTAAKPILQRDDLDRIHQARQILQSDLQAPPSLIDLARQVGLNDRKLKEGFRQVFDTTVFGYLTQQRMEKACQLLGQQRSVAAVAAAVGYASPTAFSGAFRRRFGVTPKVYQMGQRFGA, encoded by the coding sequence GTGACGATCACCTTTCAGGATGGTGAACTGCGCCAGCTGCTGCGGGAGCATGGGCAGAGTACTCAGCCAGAGCTTGTGGCCAACCGATGCGATCAAACGCTGATCTATCCCGACTGGCTCGGGACGGGCTACAAGCGCGATATCGATCTGCCCAGTGGCATAGATCTAACCCTGCACCGCTACCACCTACACAGCGATCTAGTGCAGGTCTGTTCAGCAGAACAGGGGGACTGTTTCGAGTTTGTCTTTAGCCTCACAACCCAGCTCCAGTACAACGAAAGCGCTGTGTTCGGCGATCGCCGCGCCCACCTACTTGGCCCCGAGGGGCAAGACAGCCGCTGGCGCGAATTTGCCAAACAGGACTATTTAGCGGTGGACATCCATCTCGATCCGCCCCTGATGAGGGCGTTGCTTGAAAGTCACAGCCCCAAACTGCCCAAAACGCTGCAAAAAATCCTGGCGGGGGAGTGCGATTTGCCCCTGATTGAGTCGATTGCGATCGCCCCCGAGATGCAGACGGCCCTCTGGCAGATTCTCCAGTGCCCTTACCAGGGGCTGACCCAAACCCTCTACCTGGAGGCTAAATCCCTGGAGCTGATCGCCCTCTTTCTAGACGCCATAGACGACGGCACCGCCGCTAAGCCCATCCTCCAGCGAGACGATCTAGACCGTATCCACCAGGCGCGGCAAATTCTGCAAAGTGACCTGCAAGCGCCCCCTTCTCTAATTGATCTGGCGCGGCAGGTGGGCCTCAACGATCGCAAGCTCAAAGAGGGGTTTCGCCAGGTGTTCGACACCACCGTCTTTGGCTATCTCACCCAGCAGCGCATGGAAAAAGCTTGCCAGCTGTTGGGCCAGCAGCGATCGGTGGCGGCGGTGGCGGCGGCGGTGGGCTACGCCAGCCCTACGGCTTTTAGCGGGGCCTTTCGCCGTCGGTTTGGAGTTACGCCCAAGGTGTATCAGATGGGACAGAGGTTTGGGGCGTAG
- a CDS encoding ABC transporter ATP-binding protein has translation MLDVATPIALTTRKLTLAYDGNMIIQGLDLAIPQGQITTLVGPNGCGKSTLLRGLARLLKPQGGTVYLDGDAIAHLPTKDLAKRLGILPQSPAAPEGLTVRELVAQGRYPHQSWLQQWSKDDELKVEEAIATTHLHEFANRPLDTLSGGQRQRAWIAMALAQDTETLLLDEPTTYLDLAHQIEVLDLLYQLNRQAKRTIIMVLHDLNMACRYSHHLIALRDGQVIAQGKPAAVVTEAMVEQVFALRSRIITDPVSGTPLCLPIGQAIEN, from the coding sequence ATGCTTGATGTTGCCACCCCAATCGCCCTCACCACCCGCAAGCTCACCCTGGCCTACGACGGCAACATGATCATCCAGGGGCTTGACCTGGCCATTCCCCAGGGGCAGATCACTACCCTGGTAGGCCCCAACGGCTGCGGCAAATCGACCCTGCTGCGGGGGCTGGCCCGGTTGCTCAAGCCCCAGGGGGGCACGGTGTATTTGGATGGCGATGCTATTGCCCACCTGCCCACCAAAGACCTGGCCAAGCGCCTGGGCATTTTACCCCAGAGCCCCGCCGCGCCCGAAGGATTAACGGTGCGCGAGCTGGTGGCACAGGGCCGCTACCCCCACCAGAGCTGGCTGCAACAGTGGTCAAAGGATGATGAGCTGAAGGTGGAGGAGGCGATTGCCACCACCCACCTGCACGAGTTTGCCAACCGCCCCCTCGACACCCTCTCCGGCGGTCAGCGCCAGCGCGCCTGGATCGCCATGGCCCTGGCCCAAGATACCGAAACTCTGCTGCTCGACGAGCCCACCACCTATCTGGATCTGGCCCACCAGATCGAGGTGCTGGACTTGCTCTACCAGCTCAACCGCCAAGCCAAGCGCACCATCATCATGGTGCTCCACGACTTGAATATGGCCTGTCGCTATAGCCACCATTTAATTGCGCTGCGCGACGGGCAGGTGATCGCCCAGGGAAAACCCGCCGCAGTTGTAACCGAGGCAATGGTTGAGCAGGTATTTGCCCTCAGGAGTCGCATCATCACCGACCCCGTTTCTGGCACGCCGCTGTGCCTGCCTATCGGCCAGGCGATCGAGAATTAG